tattaaaaataaaattttaaaaataaaataaaaaataaaaaatattattttaatttatttttaaataaaaacaacttttaaaaaaaatcataagataCTAGGGCTTGTGTGGTCcatagaaaagatcattttcatGAACAATGGAGCAGGGCTATTCATGGGGATCATAAGAATAGGTGCCGTCTCTCATCTCACATGCACCTTGCTATATATGTTGGGTAGAGAAAATAGTAATGTTATAAAATGATGTGATGGGTTCTTCTTCCATTGAACCTCGGGTCCTAGTTAATCTCAAATCATCATGAAGTTACAGCAGAAGAAATTTATTCAAGGGTTGTATATTTGGAGATAGTCGAGATACGCGTAATTTATCTGGACGCAtattaataagtaaaaaaaacatattataaaatatgatttttagaaTTAGTGAAATGAGTCGAAGTACATGTAATTTATTTGGACGCATattaataaccaaaaaaaaacatgctataAAATAAACGAAAACACGAGGacaaattagaaagaaataaagtatTTATAAGACTCGATCGCTGCATGTGAATATGCCAAAAGAAATACAGGAATGTTAGGGCAAGAAAGTTTTCATGTACGCTACAGTCAGAGGCATGCATGTCAtatcaagcttttttttaaaaaaaaaaagataaaaacgacgccaataaatatttatgaaattagttaTAGGCATTTAAATGGAAAATAGATGTTACTCAGTCCGTACAATACCTTTATTAATACACACCTACGTACGTATATACAACCGAAAACATCATATCAAACCTCCaatactaatttaataattttctgtCCTTTTTTGACCTAGTTGGTGCATCCTCCCTGCATCTCAGGTATGGATATATAGGGTATTGagaatgtaataataattattttttaaaatgtttttaataaatatttatgtattaatacatgtctatgtatttacaagtaaaacatcaaatcaaatctccaatacaaatttaataatttttctgtcCTATTTTGACTAGTTGGTGGATACACCCTGTCTCTCATTTATAGATTTGCAGGGATATTTAGTATAGgggtaataattaatttttaaaatgttttttattaatatattaaaataatatttttttattttaaaaaaattatttttgatataaaaataattcaaaaacataaaaaaaattaattttaaataaaaaattaaaatttattcaatttccaTTTAAAACGTAATACTAAACAGGAGCTATACATGTAATGAGGtttctctatataaaatatagtaTTGAATAAATAGGTATAACGGTTAAATTCTATGGTTGCTAGCATACAGTAATAACCGCACTCTTGAAAAGATAAACCCTCattgtatatattatataataagtttttatatatgataGCCACCGGagatttacatggttgttaattttaggactcgtgggattagtcgaggtacgcgcaagctagctcggacacccatattaaaccaaaaaaaaaaaaaagcttgtagataaaatcataatttcttaTATCATATAGTAATATTTCTTATGAGTGGctgtttaaaaaacattctgAATCGTAAAACTTGTCAACTGTTTATATtcctaaaatctttgatgtttatTACCAAAATTCGTGTGTTTTAATATTTCtcattaattatagttttttaggATATTTTGCATCGATACGCTCCTTATATTtggttttaatgaattttttagcattttttttaatttattgaagaaaCTTTGATTGCTTCATAAATAATCTTATCTATATAACATTTTTAGAACTTCCCGTGAACTATATATGGGAAGAAATTATTGTTGGGCcttctaataaaatttaatatatctgTTTTCTTTTACCATAAAATTagagataattataaaaattaaaaaagaatccgatttcttttaagaaaaaaaattaaattctcgtCAGCTTATAATGGgtgcttttttaaaatgttaatgaaCGCATACACATGTACGTAccttgttataaaataattaattaatattgcgACAGCACCAAGCTGATTATGAGAAAACATTATAGTAGTCTTCCGTCAGGGACCTTGATCATTAAGCATTGCACTTGATGATAGATGGGTAGATCGATAGCAAAGcaaactttaattttgtttcctaaGTGATTCtaaagatattaataataaaaaaaggaggagaGGTTTTCCTGTAACTCTTCTAAcaaagcattattttttttcttttttaatttatttttcaatcaatgtttttttttaatctacccgggttgatttgattcattttttgtgtcattttttaattaaattttttataaattttatcttttaacattgggtCCGAAAgggttaattgaaaattgagcttcataatttattttgattttctcttaaCGAGGTATATTAGTCTCGTGACTaaattcacaaatttgacaagtTATATAACCTAAGTTAAATCaagtcattttatatttttttttctttgagtttatcttgatctcatgacccaGGTCATGGGTTTGGCAGATTGACCcaggttgttttttatgtttttttaattgattttttttatttcatctttaaacATTGAGCTGATTGGAAATTGAGaattgtaatttgtaatttgtttcaaattgttttttatgggaTATCTCAGTTTTATGATCTACATCACGGGTTTAACAGATTAacttatgttgttttttaggtttttttttttttaaaaaaaaaaggcataagatttttaaagcaaaaacactatcatgttctttatttatGTATGGCATGTAATTAAGACAAAATGACCAAAATTAACTCTGAATCAGTGTAGATTCTAAAAAGTATTATAAAAGAGGTTAAAATGAAGATGTTCTACACattttgtaatagtttttttctttctttcttctttgttattttttcagctTCTTTTGCCCCTAGTGTGCTTAGCTTTAGTTGAGAATAATTTGGACTTAACCAATTAGTttattaaccttttttattaatgtagggCAATGTACAATAGTTAGTGTAGAGATTACAACACACAATTAATCTATACACATGATAAATAGAATTATTGTAATATATACCCTATAAAGTAGCACTTCCTATAATACGCTCCCTGAAGTTAAGGGCGGGGTTTCAACTCTAAGCATGAACTGGAAATGATTAAAAGAAGTTATGGGAAATAGCTTGGTAAGAACATATGCAAGTTGATCCTTagagaaaattaaacaaatatgaaTACCTTTCTTGACAACCCTATCTCGTACAAAATGATAGTCCACCTTCACATGTTTAGTATGAGCATGGAAAATAAGATTGACAAACAAATAAGTGGCACCCAAATTATCACACTAAAGCATAGGCAAAAAAGTAGGAATAATATGTAGATATgtcaataaatattgaagtcatAAGACCTCAAAAGTGTCATCAGCTAAAGCCTTATACTCAACCTCGGTCAAAGATCGAGCAATTGTACATTGTTTGCCCAATTTTCAAGAAATCGGTATACAATTGAAATAGACAAGATAATCACCCGTTGACTTACGATCATCAACACTATCAGCCCAATCAACATCTATATATTAAACAATATAAAGTAAATGAGGAACTACGAGTGATATGTAAGCTAAAAGAAACTATACCCTTCTGATAACGCAGAATGTGTTTAATGGCAGCCCAATGTGTATCTGCAGGAGAATATATAAACTGACATACTTTATtcacaacaaaacaaatatctgGTCTCATAAATGTGAGATATTAAAGAGCACCAACAATTTGATGAAACCATGTAGGATCAGAAAATATGCAATCGGACACTATAACAAGTTTGGAGGCAGAAATACGAGTATCGACTAATTTGCAGGAAGACATACCTACCCGGTGGAGTTTGTCAAGAATATACTTATCTTACTGGAGCATGCTAGTAGGGTAAAATAATAGGCAACTCCTAAATCCCAGAGCTTAAATTCTGAGCTTAGCAATTGGATTAAATGGTGAAGTAAGACTAAATTGCTTACAGTAAGAAAAATATCATCGACAtaaacaaggaaataaaatatatcaatactCATAGACAAGATGAATAAAGAGGTATCAACATTTGAAGCAAGAAATCCAATAGATAAAAGATAATCACTCAGGGAGTGTACCATGCTCGAGGAGCTTGTTTCAACTTATACAAAGATTTATGTAGCTGACATACATGAGAAGAAAGAGTAAGatcaacaaaacctggaggttgCTGCATATACAACTCTTCGTGAAGTATCCCATTAAGAAAGATATTATGTATATTAAGCTAATTAATCGTCCAACCATTAAAACCGCAATGGTGAGAACCGAATGAACAGTAACATGTTTTACCACAGGACTAAAAGTTTTAGAATAGTCAATGCTTTCCTactgaataaaatatatagcaaccAACCAAGCTTTATAGCGCTCAACGCTTccatctgcaaaaaaaaaaaaaaaaaaaaggatcaaattttaACACTTCACGGacacaaatttttttgttttgttagattGCTTAACACAAAGACAGACATAAGGTACAAATTGATTCATGATTAAAAAACCGTTACCACCagtgtatctttttttttaaaaaaaaaagtttgattctACCGAAACTCGCTTGCTCCAAACTAAAGAGAGATAAATTGGAATTAATCTTATGTTTCACAAGTATATAATAAacacattttattttgtgatataATTGTTGCTATCTACTCcaattatcattaattatttatacaagaAGGTATAATTGTTTGTACTCAACAATGCTGGAACACGGCTGGATTAATTACATTTTTGTCCCTAAAGCTATAACCCTGTGAGGTTCTTCTATTGATATAAAGGTAGTAGTGCATGTAGAAGGGAGGTGGGGGACCAAATTGTATCACGTACGTATAGAAGAGATCAGAAGCCAGAACCTAGCTAGGCTGTATCTTGTGAAAGATTGGCATTTTTGCTTCTCATCAGTCATCACCGAAAGGTCATTTAAGATCacatgtctctctctctctctcatttataTATACTACAAGTATTTCTAGCTAAAAAGCCATTGAAGCAACCATTTTACCTCATTTGGATGCAAGACTTTCGTGACACTCtctcattttttacttttatggaTTTTCTTCCTCTTGCTTTCACTTCGCAATAGTTCCCATTTTTGGTTCAAGTAATTAATTACCAAATTTTGCATATCCCTGATATCTGAACAAATTCATTGTGGGGGTTGAGTGCCagctaattatatataatcttgaaggtattaaataataattctaaagtCTTAAACCCAATATATTCTGCCGAAATGGACCCAGCAGTGCTACTTATATATAATGCATGATATCTCCTACGCTTAAACCTTCCTTATGGGAACTCCATAATTATACGTTAATTATTGCTTCTGGCTACATATTCTTAGCTAGGGTTTAGTTCAaagacaaaattattttgttgtttatcTATCCATGAGTGTCGTGTCGTGTCTTCATTTTGACTTCAATAACATTCGTCTCCACTTGTGTATCTCTTTCTCTTGTATGTGTACACAGTAACCTAGATAAATATGAAGCACATACTACTAGTTAATCAATATCTGGTGGAGACCCATGAAAGGATCTCTAATAAATGGGTAGACTActcttctctttcatttttttctttcttcgcTGTCGTGCGTTAGGCGCATCTCTTTCTAACCCTTGAACCAAATTCGATCCACATATACATATCCTGTGTAATTTGACTTTTTGCAATGGAGTACTTATTAATTAGCAGgacttttttgcttttttttcctctcagtCAACATGCTGCTGGTCTCGCACAAATTACACAGAGTGTGAAATGCTTAATTAGGTTATTTCATGACATTCAattcattaatatataataagatTAATTACAATTTGCAAAGAGATCCTAACTTCTCAGAATCCCTGAGagattaaacaaaacaagagaTTAAACCCTGAGAGATCAcactgctattttttttctttgatttttcctcCACTGGTTTAgctgaaactaaaaataaaacaaaagaaaaaggaaaaagaaaaaaaaaaaaggatcgaGAATGGGAGAGAAGGAACAATAACGTGCTCAGAATATTGGAGACAGTTCCATGATTTCTTCCACTTGAACAGAACCATTTTCATCCAAGAGCCACTTCTCAAGAAATGACAGGGGGGGAGTGCTTTCATCAGATTTCTGCTTCCTCTCAGTCATTGTAATATTGGCCTTCTCATCACTCGTAGAGCTCTTGAAATCCTTTGTAGTAGTAACAACAGTAGCAGAATCACAAGAGGATTTGTCCCATGCAACATTATTCAAGTTCTCAAGTGATAAAATGGACTCAAACTCTTCATGAGAGATTAGATCACCACTTTCTTCCTCGGGTTTTGGCCTATAAGATTGAAGAGAATTTGTAGCCACTGAATTGCCAAAGCTATGACCATTGTTTTCCAGgctgttgttgtttttctccCAATTTTCTTTGAGAAGATCAGTGCCGTTTGGCTTTGGAGATGATCTCATCCAACCTTCAAGAAGGCGCGAAATGTTTTCGGTACTTGATGCATATGTGGAGACCTGATTAGGCCTGTTGAGGACTGAGGAATCGGTGGTGAAATCATCCAAGCACTTTCTCTCATTGAAACTTTTCGACATAAACTGACTACTTGCTGAGCCTTGTGCCATAGGATCCAAAGCCGATTGGAACTTCTTTAGTTTCTTCTTCAGGTGGGTGTTCCAGTAGTTCTTTATATCATTATCTGTTCTCTGGGGAAGATATGAAGCTATGGCTGCCCATCTGTCGtccaaataaatcaagaacaacaaaaaggattcaaattaattcatgaCATGTAattatgtcataaaaaaatactaacgaTATAATTCGATTTAccaaatgaaaaacacaaaaatttaaaCAGAAAATTGAGGTTTTTGGGGATTACTTGTTACCCAATAAAGCTTGCAAGTGAATTATCATCCCTTCTTCATGTGGTGTAAAGTTGCCTCGCTTAATTCCTGGTCTGAGGTAATTAGTCCATCTAAGCCTGCAACTTTTGCTGCACCTTAACAACCCTTTGCAAGCAACAAGATATATTGATCCATTAGTGTACTCCATAATTCAATGTTTATTTACGTACTGATCATCCAAAAATGAAAACCCCATGTCTTGAAAAACATTGGAAATGTAAGTCCCATGCCAAGATTTCAAAACTGGTCATTGGGATTCATTTCATAAATGATGAGGAGCAATCAGATGGATCTAAGTTGTGGAACTTACCAGTGTTGGTAGGAACTGATCTCCAATTTCCTGGACCATGTTCTTGAATATAAGAGACTAGGATGATGTCCTCCTCAGGGGTCCATGGACCTTTCTTGATCCCAACTTTGTCACAGCAAGGAGGTCTTCCCATGGCTTAGGACCTTCACCCAcaatttcctctctcttttcttttgctagCTAATCACTCTCCCTTTCGTCTAGGCTAAAGCTTCTCTCTATAGGGACTTGTCAAATAGTGTAATCTATCACCATGTGAAAGTATATATACATGGACGTCTAGGGGGGCACCAGGTTTCTTTTTACACCACACTTGATCTACCATGCTGACTCACCTTgcctttttattaaatttcacttAGTCAATCTAGAAAGAGAAGCCAATGTCAGAAGGGAAGTGAATGTCTCTCCTGTGGCTTTTCCTATCTGGCCGATCACGTGCCACTGCAGCTCTTTTCACCCAAAGGTAGGAAACTTCCCAGCCCTACAGTCTTTATTTCTCTTCTATCCGGCACCTCTCACTTTGGGTAAATTACAATACTTAGAACAcgtttgtttcttgaaaaattattttttaaatttttctatatttgtttgctattaaaaaaaattgatcaatagaaaatattttccagtcaaagaaaaatttgatttaatttccagaaaaatatttttctttttggttgtgtttgttctgtggaaagtggtttccgggaaaccactttccaaacttttctgtgtttgtttgtcattagaaaagttagtcaacggaaaacactttccagtcaaagaaaaatttggcttggttttcaggaaagtgttttcctgaaaaatttgggcgaaaaacactttccagaagttgtgaaaaatttagaaatatcattatttactgattatatcaaatttgatcctcaaacttttgattgctatatataatttgttttgaatatttatttttcaatttcatctcttaaaatttaatttttatattaattttggtcttttttttataattgttatttgcttttccttatcatttttttattgaaattttttatctatcaaatttggtcctcattcttttgattgttacttattttatttgaaataatttatgaaatattaattattattattttaatttcttcatctttcattttttttaattttttagatttgatctctattattttgattattatttattttatttgagataatttatgaaattatattttttttcaatttcattctcattcaactttttaatttgtaagatttgtttctcattattttaataaacttgagaaaaataaaacattaataagttattttccagttcattttccatgacataaccaaacactagaaagtgttttccaacttattttccattacactaccaaacatcgaaaaatactttcccggaattcactttccaaaaaaaaaactactttctagcaaacaaacgaggccttattttgtatttcattaTTATGGTTCAGTGACTTCCATAGGTCGCTACGGACTTCGCGGCAAATCAGGTTTGTAAGAtgctgtgtttttaaaatatttttgaaaataatttatttttttatgtttttaaatcattttaatgttgtaatatcaaaaataaattttaaaaaaactctacataatatcaaacaaacttttagagttaaaaaaaaaaactcaaaaataaacaagaagtcACAATACCATCAAgactatacaaaaaaaaatccattaaaagcTTCAATTTTGCTATTACAAGATTAAgagtaaaaaaactcaaatatacaTTTAATGGGCTTATTCGGAATATTTAAACCAAGGTGAATTTCATGAATACAACATCAACAAATAAAGATCAGGCCTTAGTCAATTTAATTCGTGTACAAAATGGACCTAATCCATCTACTTCATTGGCTAATTAATTTTGGCAGTTTGAggcttatttttcttaatgtatAGTTTACTCTAACAGTTATAGTTTTcaatccaaccattggatcgagctgaaatttcaTCAGAAATTTTCAGAGGTCTTGTtctatattagattaatatttcaGGTTAATTAAATATCTGAAAGACCTTGCGATAAGATCCAGAAGCTACCagtatttatattagtttcataattgatttagggttctttttcctttttttatttagaactcttttattatttttttagcattgtttATGACATTTTATCTAGTATAGATAGgattatttagcttgtatttagaatttttttaggggaacaaactttgtttttaacaattattattgtgtGTGAGAAGTtttgctcatatttttttattcttcattgaACTACTCTAACTTATCGAAAAATTAACCAAACTTTATGTCGTCTTCTATACTTCTCATTTTCATCTCTTTATAGATGTTAGGTGGGGATTCGATTATTTATAGTTTGGTGTTTCAATGCAAGTTATCGTTGTGTCAAGTTCAATTTCAAACTTGATCTTAACTTTCTTGAAAAGAGTTGATTTGATTGTAGATTTCTAAATCCTCATATTCACGGGGTTCACATCAAGTCACTACCTAGTTTAATGTAGCTAGAAACTATAATTGGTTTTCAGATATTCTTAGGTAAGGGGTTGATTATACTAAAAGAAAGACGCATCACCCTAAAATATtatacctaaggtaagctaccTCTATATTCTAAAACCTGTGATGGCGTACTTATTGGGCCTTTCTAATTATGTGCTTAAACTAGCATATTCTTGAATATAAAGACCTAGGATATTGATTTGGTATTGAGTTTGGCTACAAGACTTGATCCTCACTTTTAAAACACGGACGTTGAACTCGAGAAGATGGCGAATATTAAATTGGGTTTTTTGAActcattttcttgattatgtCCCAAATTAGGCTTTTAGGTTACCACTCACTCTCAATAAaccttataagatcatgttGACCTGGTCTAAATCAACTCACGATATGGTAAAAAGGAATAtatcctgaaacaaaaaaaaaattcttagcaTCCATTCtcaccaaaataaaatagaataaattaattactaaataataaccatatataaaataaaaggacatgctacatattttttatcctttttttgttttaaaaaatgttatcacATCATAAGTGACTTCGTTGGTAGGATGATGAATTACTATCTTATAGAAAAAATGAGTAAAAAGGTTATTGCCAAAACACCAATCAACTAACagattcaaattcatttttcagaaaaatcatttttatttattttttattcaaaaatcgaaagataaaaataaacaaacacaaaggaatacaaaatcaaaaaaatctttttttatataagaaaatattcataccattaaaaaatgtaaataaaacaaactccATGTAAAATCTCACCcttcatatataaaattaaaaaaaaaccatcaaatctGACACAACACATTCATCATTTATATAtggaaattgataaaaatagattCAATTCTCTCAACCAATCCATCATCACTTCGTATATAAATCAACTCTTCACACCAGAATAATCTTAATTAATCCATGTTACTTAAACTACAGAAAAATTAAGGCATCATATATAAATCCAATTCATCACATCAGAGTAAATTCAATTAACTCATATGGACATATCACATGTAACCCAATGTGCTATACcaaaataccaacaaaaataaaataatttaattaaacatgtCATGTACAAAAAATCAGAAACATCCAATATGAAATAAGTTCctttattcaaaattcaaacatATGTATAAATAATACACAACCCATATATAATTCAAACCAATcatcataagaaaattttgttttcaatgaaaatgaacttaaaaaaataattatcagtGGCTAGAATCTACTAGAGGTTGGCTGGATAACGACAACACATGGCATTCACTCGCGAACAAATATAAATTAGGCAATGATGAACATAAGTGGTGCGTGCTCCTCACATGCTACCTCTAACCTATATAAAAAGTAAGAAATTATTGGCTTTTTAGGTGGCAATTGAGGTTGAGATGATTGAATcatt
This window of the Populus trichocarpa isolate Nisqually-1 chromosome 13, P.trichocarpa_v4.1, whole genome shotgun sequence genome carries:
- the LOC7489712 gene encoding transcription factor MYB60, whose protein sequence is MGRPPCCDKVGIKKGPWTPEEDIILVSYIQEHGPGNWRSVPTNTGLLRCSKSCRLRWTNYLRPGIKRGNFTPHEEGMIIHLQALLGNKWAAIASYLPQRTDNDIKNYWNTHLKKKLKKFQSALDPMAQGSASSQFMSKSFNERKCLDDFTTDSSVLNRPNQVSTYASSTENISRLLEGWMRSSPKPNGTDLLKENWEKNNNSLENNGHSFGNSVATNSLQSYRPKPEEESGDLISHEEFESILSLENLNNVAWDKSSCDSATVVTTTKDFKSSTSDEKANITMTERKQKSDESTPPLSFLEKWLLDENGSVQVEEIMELSPIF